ATTCAGGGCTAGGGCTCGGCTGCCAGAATGGTTTCCGCAAATTCCTTTGTGAATCTCCCGAATCACATAATCTGCCTCATCAGGTCAGAGACATCTGAGATAGGACTGTGAATATCCTTTCTTATACAGGACCCCATCCAGGACTACATACCATGCCGCTCTGACTCTTAGGTGTCTGGCTTCTAACTTATCCAAGGGGACCTTGCCAGATGTGAGGTAGTCATAAATCAGATCCATCCAGCTCGGAGTATCATCTACTGGATTGACTGTTTTCTTCTCCGTCTGGTTGATGCTTGGATGTTCTATGAACTCCACGGGAATGATTCGCGGGATCTTCCCTTCCGTGGCTGAGGCTAACTTTGCTAGGGCGTCAgcccatgaattttctgctctggGGATCTGATGGATAGTGCAGCTCCAAAATCTTTCAATTAATTTCCTTACCTCATCTAGGTAAGCAATCATCCTAGTCTCATTGGCCTCGTATTCGGAGGAGATGGTTTACTACTAGCTGAGAATCACATCATACCTGAAGGGACTGGACCCACAGACTCGCTGCCAGTTTGAGTCCATCCAGTAGAGCCTCATATTCTGCCTTATTGTTAGAGGCCTTGAAACACAGTCTGATCGCATACTGGATGGGTGTAGAATCAGACGCAATCAGGACAATTACTGCTCTGACACACTTGGTATTGGATGACCCGTCTACATAGAGGACCCATCCTGGTTCCTGTACTGTCTCTGATCTTTGTTGGGGATTAGGCGAAGGAGTTGCCTCGACTTCTACACCGATCTCTTCTTCCTCTGGGGTGGTGAATTCTGTGATGAAGTCGGCCACGGCTTGGCCCTTAATTACTGTCCTTGGTCAGAACTGGATGTCGAACTCCCCAAGTTCGATAGCCCACTTGGTTAGCCGACCCGACACTTCGGGCCTCTGGAGGACTAGTTTAAGCGGAGAATTGGTTAATACGACGACGAAATGCGCCTGGAAGTACGGACGTAACCTCCGAGCTGAGATAATGAGACTGAGTGCTAACTTCTCCAGAGCTGGATATCTCGTCTCGACGGGCACCATGGCTTTACTCACATAATAAATGGGATGCTGCTCGCCTCCTACCTCTCTAATCAGAGCCGAGCTGACAGCCGAGGTAGAGACCGTTGGATATAAGAACAGGGGTTCACCTTCTTCGGGCTTAGACAGTAAAGGTGGCAAACCTAAATACTGTTTTAGCTGCTGAAAGGCCTGTTCGTACTCCGACATCCATTCTGCCTTCTTAAGacccttcaactgttgaaagaaggggagacatttatccATGGCTCTAGATATGAACCGTCTGAGCGCTGCTGCTCGTCCAGTGAGGCATTGTATCTCCTTGACAGTCTGAGGCGAACCATATCGAGGAGTGCCTTGATTTTGTCAGAGTTCGCTTTAATGCCCCTCTGGCTGACCTGAAACCCGAGTAATTTACCGGAGCCAACTCCAAAGGCGCACTTCGCGGGATTCAGTTTCATCTGGTATTCTCGGAGGATGGTGAAAGTTTCTCCGAGATCTGCCAAGTGATCGGACTCCTTGATGCTCttcacaagcatgtcgtcgacgtaCACTTCATAGTATGCACGATCTGTTTGGCGAACATCTGGTTCACCAGCCTTTGATATGTAGCCCTAGCATTTTTCAGGCCAAacggcatgacccggtaacaatAGAGTCCCTTGTCAGTgacgaaggtagtcttctgcctatCTAGGGATGCATTGCGATCTGGTTGTACCAGGAGTAAGCGTCCAGAAAGGAGAGTAGTTAGTGCCCCACTGTGCTGTCCACCGGCTGATCAATCCGAGGCAACGGGAAGCTATCCTTCAGACACGCCTTGTTCGAATCTGAGTAATCTACATAGAACCGCCATTTCCCGTTGGCTTTCTTGACGAGGACCACGTTTGTGATCCAATCAGGATAATGTACCTCCTTTATAAAGCCAGCGTTGAGCAGAATAGAGACTTCATCGGCTATAACTTCGTACCGCTTGGCATTAAATGGTCTCCTCTTTTATTTCATGGGTTTATGATCTGGGTCCACATTCAGCCTGTGGACCCTGACATCTGGGGAGATCCCGGGCATGTCCCCATGCGACCATTCGAAGACATCCCTATGTCGCCATAGGAAAGTCAACATTTCAGACCGCTACTCAGGATTCAATAACGTTCTGAGCTGAACTATCTTGCATGGGTCTGCTTCATCGAATGGTACTTCCTCCAGGTCTTCCATAGATGAGTCCTCTGTAGGTCCTCTGGGATCTAGGACGTTGACAGTGAGTGCTTGCTTCACGGACCCTTTCTTTACTGCTATGGTATAACATCTCCGAGCTTCGCGTTGATCGCTTCGGAGGTAACTTGTTCCGCCCTTAGTGGGaaacttcatcatcagatgatagGTGGAGACAACTGCCCTCATTGCATTGAGAGAAGGTTTGCCAAGAATGACGTTGTACACTGATGGCAGATTGACAATGAGGAAGTCCACCATGAGGGTAGcttgatgttgtccttctcccGCGGTTACGGGGAGGGAGATTGCTCCTTTGGAGATTACCCTTTCTCCGGCAAAGCCGTGCAGGGGGGTCTTCACAGGTTAGAGGTGTGACCTTGGAATCCCCATTCTCTCGAAAGCCTCAGAGTAGATCACATCGGTCGAGCTTCCGGTGTCGACTAGGATGTGGTACATCTTGTGGTTGGCTATGATCATAGTAACCACTAGAGCGTCGTCGTGCAGATGTTGGATCCCATGCGCATCATCTTTCGTGAAGGTCAAACTGCATAGACTGATTCGAAGTTCCTTGGTTGGCCGCTCAGTCTTATGAATGTAGTGCTCAGGATCAGACTTCCGAGAGTGGGCTTTTTGAGCCTTGTTTGAATCTCCTCCATTGGACGAGGCACCGAAGATGGTTCAGATTTCGGCTGGCTCATCTGGGGTGTTATTCGGCTGCTCTCGCTCTTCTTTTCAAGCCATTCTTTCTTCCTTGGTATATTGGAGTAGATGACCCTTGCGAATGAGGGTCTCAATCTCATCCTTGAGGTCCACGCAATCGGCGGTGTTGTGGCCGTGATCTCGGTGGAAACGACAATACTTGCATTTGTCTCGATGATCCGGATCAACTTTCATACAAACGGGCCAGTTCAGAAGCTTCTGCCCTCGGATGTCCAGTAGAATCTGCTCGTAGATGTATTGAGGGGGGGGGTGTAGGAATGGAATTTACCCTCTAGTTTTTTGCTCGAACGACGATCGCATGGAGCATGGTCATCTGGCCATTTGCTGAGGTTCTTCGTTCCTTGGCCTCTTCCCCTTGCCAGCTGGCTTTGTTATTTGAACATTCTTGCGGGCGTTGGAGAATTCCTCAGCGTTAGCGTACTTTTGAGCTCTGGTGATGATCTCGGCTAACATCTTCGGAGGATTCTTCCTAATGGAGAAGGCGAACTTTCCCTCTTTTAGACAGCTGAACACTACAAACAGTGCCATCTTGTCGTCATTGTCCTCCACCTGTAATGCTTCTTCATTGAAACGAgcgatgtaatctttcaatgattCCTTTGGCTCTTGTTGGATGGTGAACAGGTGGGTATTTGgtttccgactcttcttaccgcttatgaattgggtaaggaataatcgGCTAAGCTCCACGAAGGAACCAATGGAGTTGGGTTTGAGCTGGTggtaccaactccgagcggaTCCCGTGAGTGTAATTGAGAACCCTCTGCACATCATCGCATCCGTAACTGTCAGGATCTGCTTCCACGAGCGACAAGATACCACGTGTTCAGATGGATCACTAGATCTTGAGTACTGGATGATGGGAGGTATCCGGAACCTCTGCGACATCACCTCGCTCATGATTgccgaggtgaagggaggctcggtctcttctgTCATTGCCTGAATAGTGGCGGGAACTGATGACGGCTCTTGCTTGTTTTCCAGTGTCAGAATTTTGTTGTTGGGCTCCGTGAACTGTGTTTCCCAAGGATCTTTATTTTCAGCCACTATTTCTTGGGTGTCTTCTATTTCGGGAGTTCTCCTTCCCCTCCTCTTTTCCAACTCGTGGCGAAGATCTGTTGGTGCCAGGACTGAGGTGACCAATGCATTTGTCGGAGCTCGAGTCGCTGTGTTTTGAGCCGAAACTTGGATTTGGGTCGGGGGAGGATTCTGAACCAAAGCAGGAGCCCGAGCAGATTGATGTTGGAGCCCCTCGGGTCTCATACTCCTCGGCGCGGAATGGGCTTCTACAACCGGGCCAGTCGGTTCAGGTACATGGTTTTCCTGAGCAGGATGTGGCTGCAACTCTTGTCGCTGCTTCATCTGGTTAATTTCATCACGTAGGGCTTGTATCTCGTTTTGCAAAGCTCGATACTTGCTTGCCCGATTACGAGAATGCTGACTAGGCCCTGGAGCTGATTCGGCGTGAAGTGGTGAAGAGGAACGAGTCTGATCATTTTGTTCCAGTTCCCCAGCTaccactttcttctttcctcttgccataaTGCTTAAGAGTAGGAACCTGACTTTTGGTATCAGATTCCCACAGACCgcgccaaaaatgttgatgaGTAAATATGGACTGCTCTTCACTCCAATCCTAGGATTTCGAACCACGTCCACGTCTCGAACCTGCACACATGCaacgagcaaaggagaccctggtctaagcaggggaccctccgatgcctaagtcaggttaagGGATTCTGGGTTTAAGTTTTGGAGTAGAGAGAGTGCAAGATATtgtgtacctgtagcaatggagtcttattgtatttatacctgactatcGGACGGCTTGGGTCCGTTAATGTCGGCACGATTTGCTCAATTAGTGGGATTCTATGATCGTGGAGATCTTGTCTGTAATCCAGGGATCGTGTGGCGTATTGTGCGTATCTACGAGCGACACAATCGATCGTGTTtgcttaaggtagtttcttagtttagcgcaTGGAGTGTCCCCATCCTGCCTCGGCCTCGGCTAGAGATCCTAGGCTAAAGAAACCCTGACTTTAAACCTCGGACCTAGACTAGCATACACATGAGCCTTTATCATTGAGTTGTTAAGTGAGGACTGTGTCCCGAGTCCGAGCCGATCTCCGGTTTGGACTCATGGTGGACTCGGCCCTACTTGTCTGTCGAATGTTCTGGAggtctgaaaaggccaagctatatgtcctagaggggggggaggtgaataggacaatgccaaattaaaactaataacagcagaaataaaaagcaaatgatagccaaagtaaatcacaatgcagtaaattaaaatgacctcaaaattcagatcttgagaggttgatacaaacgttgttctaaggacaaccttacaccaaaaaccaaagtttatggtaggacaaccttatttctagatggtctttgtatcaagtctcaaatcgaagaggaacacaaaaataaatattaactgaactgaaatgacttgtaattaaaaatgtattgttctagggacagccatacaccataaaaatggcagggcaaccttgctggaacaactttcaaatgaaattgaaaatcaagcttataaaggaatagcagaaaataaattctaagctattacaacattctcacaaagcttgaaaataattacaacattcaccaccatacatacatcccacaaaaagaataaaaaattagaagaataaaataatcaaccacaacacaagggtttatagtggttcgcctgtgtgttcaccaactgttaaacaacagccacacaaaaagctactccactcctaatatcctcacacaggggatattagcgttcactaaaaataggttttcccaggttcacccaaaacccttacaattgtgtctttgtacgTGGGctcacacaattaaaaaaaaaccccacttctgagttttcctggctttcctcagataaccaatataacaagatttttctggcaaatcttgaaagaaaccaaaataatagaaaggaatttacaatatgtaaaatacctgaatatcttctttgttgtagcagcccggtagaaccaaatcaaagtagatgattgaatgtccaagttcaatgtccagtactcgattacaatggttctaattctaattgattttaaattaaaccaaacagggcttgccttaattgattttgattccaaagaaagggaataataattcctcttttcaaatcaaattggaatagtagaaataaaatcaattaaaataaagctaaggaaagaagaatattaaataagcacacttagcttagatggagcacagaattatctctcagaagttcgacgaagattggcttgaatactttaattaaatcgatgatttcttctgagattcgtgcactatttataggtgagaagatcgtgtcttcgactggtctagagtgatcttcgactagtcgaagcactaacagatatttaaaaaattcggcgggatatgctctgaccgttctaccactggtcgaagctctcctacgactggtcgtaggtcctgaaaatcttcactggacttcaagtcgaagattgtatgactagtcgaagatcagtcgacactgttcctacgactggtcgaacagattcctggattagtcgaaggctaacagattttatccggaatttgtaacaaactcacgactggtcaaggattttcttagactggtcgaagcaagtctaggactagtcgacgaaggcctaggactagtcgaagaacagaccaatcacatgtaaaataaacattcggtttatgtatccgaaatgacctacttctaaggtcaacctatggtcaatcaaacctcaaccatgaagtatggacattgaaacattcgaaacttgtgaccttgaagtatgagccttgtaatcttgatgtagattaaaccttgaagtagctcaatcttaaaagtgtacaaactgccttgaactcttcttgaagtcttgcagcttgagtcttgtcttgtgagcagttctttcattcaagattgatccttgtacttatgagctttgcttgttgtgagcttagcttgttcatgaatgttgatccttgaaagagcttcacttaagcaaattatatataacataatagagattttgtcaccacaaattaatatataatataacagtgattttgtcaccacaaatttgacaacagacagggatataaactatagcacttacaatctccccctttatcaaattagtgacaaaacacataatcaagataaacaggagtaaaacaactggttaatacttacattcaaccagtttcattcaacttaaccagtttcattcaacaagatcaaacatatactcccctccCCTTGACTctaattagtgacaaaacacataatcaagataaacaagagtaaaacaactagttaatacttacattcaaccagtttcattcaacttaaccagtttcattcaacaagatcaaacatatactcccctccCCTTGACTctccactccccctgagtaacataaccaatgctactcctcccataatcacattaagaataagaacaaaccattctccccctttttgtcacaatatgacaaaggagaactaaataaagaaatcatgagaggaaacatgaggaagtaagagagtatagcaaaagagttatagagatactcaagatagcatcacatatatctagcataaatattacatcaagaacaaatattcagcttaaaatccaactcaaactcaagcaaacaagtgcta
This DNA window, taken from Magnolia sinica isolate HGM2019 chromosome 14, MsV1, whole genome shotgun sequence, encodes the following:
- the LOC131224960 gene encoding uncharacterized protein LOC131224960, with amino-acid sequence MLTFLWRHRDVFEWSHGDMPGISPDVHYPDWITNVVLVKKANGKWRFYVDYSDSNKACLKDSFPLPRIDQPVDSTGYISKAGEPDVRQTDRAYYEVYVDDMLVKSIKESDHLADLGETFTILREYQMKLNPAKCAFGVGSGKLLGFQVSQRGIKANSDKIKALLDMLKGLKKAEWMSEYEQAFQQLKQYLGLPPLLSKPEEGEPLFLYPTVSTSAVSSALIREVGGEQHPIYYVSKAMVPVETRYPALEKLALSLIISARRLRPYFQAHFVVVLTNSPLKLVLQRPEVSEFTTPEEEEIGVEVEATPSPNPQQRSETVQEPGWVLYVDGSSNTKCVRAVIVLIASDSTPIQYAIRLCFKASNNKAEYEALLDGLKLAASLWVQSLQIPRAENSWADALAKLASATEGKIPRIIPVEFIEHPSINQTEKKTVNPVDDTPSWMDLIYDYLTSGKVPLDKLEARHLRVRAAWYVVLDGVLYKKGYSQSYLRCL